From Hippea alviniae EP5-r, one genomic window encodes:
- the sucC gene encoding ADP-forming succinate--CoA ligase subunit beta has product MKLHEYQAKEVLAQYGIPVPEGRVAYFPDDAWMVSMELGLPVVLKAQVLTGGRGKAGGVKIARTADEARQYAQELFGKKLVTKQTGPEGVVIRKLLVEKAADIEREIYFSIVIDRTTSRPTVIASKRGGMSIEEVAEKYPEDIIKIPIDPVVGFLPYQIRRLKYDLDLMAQEKEAAKLFSALYKVFVEKDCSLLELNPLVVLKSGHLLAVDAKMDIDDNALYRRKEIAKMRDLTEADPDELEARFSGLNFIKLQGNIGCMVNGAGLAMTTMDVIKLAGGEPANFLDVGGEATPETIAKGFEIITRDPKVKAIFINIFGGIVRCDKVANGIIQALKTVKVNIPVVIRLTGMNREEGMEILKKASFKFYVANDLKEAAKMVSELAKGGAVEKEKNQKEEKKEK; this is encoded by the coding sequence ATGAAACTTCACGAATATCAGGCTAAAGAAGTCTTAGCCCAATACGGCATACCGGTGCCAGAAGGCAGGGTTGCCTATTTTCCTGACGATGCATGGATGGTATCGATGGAGTTGGGTTTGCCCGTTGTATTGAAGGCTCAGGTTTTAACAGGCGGAAGAGGTAAAGCAGGTGGCGTAAAAATCGCAAGGACGGCAGATGAAGCACGCCAGTATGCTCAAGAGCTGTTTGGCAAAAAACTGGTAACCAAACAGACAGGCCCAGAAGGTGTTGTAATCAGAAAACTGCTTGTTGAGAAGGCAGCAGACATAGAAAGAGAGATTTACTTCTCTATCGTAATTGATAGGACAACATCAAGACCAACAGTCATCGCATCAAAAAGAGGCGGCATGAGTATCGAAGAAGTGGCAGAAAAGTATCCAGAAGACATTATCAAAATCCCTATCGACCCTGTCGTCGGTTTCTTGCCTTATCAGATAAGAAGATTGAAATATGACCTTGACCTGATGGCTCAGGAAAAGGAAGCTGCAAAGCTCTTCAGTGCACTTTACAAGGTTTTTGTCGAAAAGGATTGCTCTCTTCTTGAATTAAACCCACTTGTTGTGTTGAAGTCTGGACACCTATTAGCCGTTGATGCAAAAATGGACATAGACGACAACGCCCTATATAGAAGAAAAGAGATAGCAAAAATGAGAGACTTAACGGAAGCTGACCCCGACGAGCTCGAAGCACGATTCTCAGGGCTAAACTTTATAAAACTGCAAGGTAATATCGGATGTATGGTTAACGGTGCTGGTCTTGCAATGACGACGATGGATGTCATTAAACTTGCTGGTGGAGAACCTGCAAACTTCTTGGATGTTGGTGGTGAAGCAACACCAGAAACCATAGCAAAAGGGTTTGAGATAATCACAAGAGACCCGAAGGTAAAAGCAATCTTCATTAATATCTTCGGTGGAATCGTCCGCTGCGACAAGGTTGCAAACGGCATTATCCAAGCATTAAAAACCGTTAAAGTAAATATTCCTGTTGTAATAAGACTGACTGGTATGAACAGAGAAGAAGGCATGGAAATACTTAAAAAAGCATCATTTAAGTTCTATGTAGCTAACGACTTGAAAGAAGCAGCAAAAATGGTCTCCGAACTTGCAAAGGGTGGCGCAGTGGAGAAAGAGAAAAACCAAAAAGAAGAGAAAAAGGAGAAGTAA
- a CDS encoding thiolase family protein codes for MDGVFVVEPLRSPFGGFGGTLSSLSASEIASFVVKEILSRTGIEDVDGLIMGNVLSAGVGQSPARQVIIKSGLPYSVNALTVNKVCGSGLKSLMLAAQSIKLKDSSLIIAGGMESMSNAPYYLSKARFGYRMGDGRAIDGMIFDGLWDVYNNVHMGYLAEMVAKAKKITRKIQDDYAVLSYKRAQHSAENGVFKEEIVPIEISSRKGVNVVDRDEEPFRVDFEKIPKLKPAFVEDGTITAANASTISDGAAAFIVADYDAIKRFGLEPIAKVVAYSEFSLDPKLFPLAPIGAIEKLLKKTGLDVNDIDLFEINEAFSCVVLAALEELKLDIDRVNVNGGAVSLGHPLGASGARLVVSLTREMRRRNAKYGIAALCIGGGEAVATLFERV; via the coding sequence ATGGACGGTGTTTTTGTTGTTGAGCCTTTAAGGAGCCCTTTTGGGGGTTTTGGTGGAACTCTCTCTTCTTTATCGGCTTCAGAGATTGCTTCTTTTGTGGTTAAAGAGATACTAAGCAGAACGGGTATTGAAGATGTTGATGGATTGATAATGGGTAATGTTTTATCGGCTGGTGTTGGACAGTCGCCAGCAAGACAGGTTATTATTAAATCTGGTTTACCTTATAGCGTTAATGCTTTAACCGTCAACAAGGTGTGTGGAAGTGGTCTTAAGTCTCTTATGCTTGCTGCTCAATCTATAAAATTAAAGGATAGCAGCCTAATAATAGCAGGTGGTATGGAGAGTATGTCCAATGCACCTTACTATCTTTCTAAGGCACGGTTTGGCTATAGAATGGGCGATGGAAGAGCTATTGACGGTATGATATTTGACGGCTTGTGGGATGTCTATAATAATGTGCATATGGGATACCTTGCAGAGATGGTCGCAAAAGCCAAAAAGATTACACGCAAAATACAGGATGATTATGCTGTTTTGTCTTATAAAAGAGCTCAGCATTCAGCAGAAAACGGTGTATTTAAAGAAGAGATTGTGCCTATAGAAATAAGCTCAAGAAAGGGAGTTAATGTTGTTGATAGAGACGAAGAGCCCTTCAGGGTTGACTTTGAAAAGATACCAAAGCTCAAGCCAGCTTTTGTTGAAGATGGAACAATAACAGCAGCCAATGCATCGACCATTTCAGACGGTGCAGCAGCGTTTATCGTGGCAGACTACGATGCAATAAAAAGATTTGGTTTAGAGCCCATAGCAAAAGTAGTGGCTTATTCTGAGTTTAGTTTAGACCCTAAACTGTTTCCGCTTGCTCCTATAGGAGCTATAGAGAAGCTTTTGAAAAAGACAGGACTTGATGTAAATGACATTGACCTGTTTGAAATAAACGAAGCTTTCTCCTGTGTTGTTCTTGCTGCTTTGGAAGAGTTGAAACTGGATATAGACAGGGTTAATGTGAACGGTGGCGCTGTGTCTTTAGGTCATCCGCTTGGAGCAAGTGGAGCAAGACTCGTTGTCTCTTTAACAAGGGAGATGAGAAGAAGAAACGCAAAATACGGGATTGCGGCTTTGTGTATAGGTGGCGGAGAAGCTGTTGCAACCCTGTTTGAGAGAGTGTAA
- the folE2 gene encoding GTP cyclohydrolase FolE2: MSNLADVQSQKDERNIPIDKVGVKNLTYPITLLDKTKQHQHTIAKINMYVLLPSDFKGTHMSRFIEILNENRECIDIRKIGKILREMRERLNAKKSYIELNFPYFIEKAAPITGIKSLMSYECEVKACGDENNNEEITLTVKVPITSLCPCSKEISDYGAHNQRGIAKISAILKEFVWIEDLINVAESSASCDIYSLLKRPDEKYVTEKAYNNPMFVEDIARNITQKLLQDKRISHFEIEVENFESIHNHNAYAFISR; the protein is encoded by the coding sequence ATGAGCAACTTGGCAGATGTCCAATCGCAAAAGGACGAAAGAAACATACCAATAGACAAAGTCGGCGTAAAGAACCTTACATATCCTATAACGCTGCTTGATAAAACAAAACAGCATCAGCACACAATAGCAAAAATAAATATGTATGTTCTGCTTCCGAGTGATTTCAAAGGCACACACATGAGCAGATTTATAGAGATATTGAACGAAAATAGAGAGTGTATAGACATAAGAAAAATAGGAAAGATTCTAAGAGAGATGAGAGAAAGGCTAAATGCAAAAAAATCATATATAGAGCTAAACTTTCCTTACTTTATAGAAAAAGCAGCTCCAATAACAGGTATAAAATCATTAATGAGTTATGAGTGCGAAGTTAAAGCATGTGGCGATGAAAACAACAACGAAGAGATAACCTTAACCGTAAAAGTGCCTATAACAAGTCTATGCCCATGCTCAAAAGAGATAAGCGATTATGGAGCACACAATCAGCGTGGTATAGCAAAAATATCGGCGATTTTAAAAGAGTTTGTTTGGATAGAAGACCTAATAAATGTGGCGGAGTCTTCTGCAAGCTGCGACATTTATTCCCTTCTAAAAAGGCCAGACGAGAAGTATGTAACAGAAAAAGCATACAACAATCCCATGTTTGTTGAAGATATAGCAAGAAACATTACCCAAAAACTCCTTCAAGACAAACGCATCTCACACTTTGAGATAGAAGTCGAAAACTTTGAGAGTATTCATAATCACAACGCCTATGCGTTTATAAGCAGATAA